A region of Nostoc edaphicum CCNP1411 DNA encodes the following proteins:
- a CDS encoding ribonuclease H-like domain-containing protein, which produces MNASLINTNNPRIYTPEYTIVSNVSTLNYALQPLFQAEVLAIDCETTGLDPLTDSIRLIQIAAPNHPVVLIDLPAIPKSDRSLLKQLLSNSALKIAHNAKFDWQFLTLAGLQPSGKFFDTQLAYKVLTAGLKTSSSLQNIAKKLLHLQLDKTQQISDWCKPLKSVQLHYAAVDAAILLDLYSILLNKLKQAKLLKIARLEFQCMPVVAQMELNGMLFDLSRWQILGAKLEAEKTDALSQLKQLRIASSQMSLLPELTDAVNPNSPQQVLAALQAIGIKINSTNQSKLVSLAAQYPII; this is translated from the coding sequence ATGAATGCAAGCTTAATAAATACAAATAATCCCAGGATTTATACTCCAGAATATACTATCGTTTCCAATGTTTCAACTCTTAATTATGCTCTCCAACCTCTGTTTCAGGCAGAAGTTTTAGCCATAGATTGTGAAACAACAGGACTTGACCCTCTAACTGATTCTATTAGACTGATTCAAATAGCTGCACCAAACCATCCGGTAGTGCTAATTGATTTACCAGCTATTCCCAAAAGCGATCGCTCACTTTTAAAACAACTCCTTAGTAACTCTGCTCTCAAAATTGCTCATAATGCCAAGTTCGACTGGCAATTTCTCACACTCGCAGGACTTCAACCCTCCGGTAAATTCTTTGATACCCAACTTGCTTATAAAGTTCTAACCGCAGGATTAAAAACAAGCTCATCCTTACAAAATATAGCTAAAAAGCTACTACACCTTCAACTAGATAAAACTCAACAAATCAGCGATTGGTGTAAACCTCTTAAATCGGTTCAATTGCACTATGCTGCCGTAGATGCTGCCATATTGCTTGACCTTTACTCAATTCTCCTCAACAAGTTAAAACAGGCAAAGTTACTCAAAATTGCCCGACTGGAATTTCAGTGTATGCCTGTTGTAGCTCAAATGGAACTTAACGGGATGCTATTTGACTTGTCTCGATGGCAGATACTGGGTGCAAAACTAGAAGCTGAAAAAACAGATGCTTTAAGCCAACTCAAGCAACTCCGTATTGCTAGTTCTCAGATGTCATTGCTGCCAGAACTGACAGATGCAGTAAACCCAAATTCACCTCAGCAAGTTTTGGCTGCTCTACAAGCTATTGGTATTAAAATAAACTCAACTAATCAAAGTAAATTAGTTTCTTTAGCTGCACAGTATCCCATAATTTAA
- a CDS encoding GmrSD restriction endonuclease domain-containing protein — protein MNITTILDQIDMGSIALPEFQRGYVWNRDQVRGLMNSLYRRHPIGSLLVWETKTEQAIDHARGDGKLSTGSVKLLLDGQQRITSFYGIVRGKPPQFFDGNVEAFTGLHFHLEEEIFEFYAPLKMKENPLWVNVTELMQQGVGIFIQRLLKVSELAPKLTTYINSLNKLEGIKNINLHIEEVSGEDKTVDVVVEIFNTVNSGGTKLSKGDLALAKICAQWPDARNELKARLTKWKKAGFEFRLEWLLRCINAVITGEAMFSALKDVKTVTFQDGLYKAEKAIDTLLNLISGRLGLDHNRVLGGIYAFPVMVRYLVGRGGHLRDHKERDKLLYWYVHTLLWGRYAGSTESVLTQDLHVLESEDNPLDQLIANLRQNRGDLEIKAIDFQGWGMGARFYPLLYMLTRVHQVQDWDSGIELSKHLLGKHSCLQVHHIFPKSLLYKGGYPKSEVNAIANLTFLTQETNLKVSNRHPSEYFEAFEQIQPDAIATHWIPMERSLWQIENYHYFLAARRELLAQAANSFLNSLLAGDIPEPKVTDSILEQEVAEISTAVVPLTDEKVIEECNVWVQKQGLPIGELMYEITDSTGTVSAVLDLAWPDGLQSGKSQPIALLIDADKEIESAANRLGYRYFTDIDTFKSYVIQEVLAIDFPTVDDYKQAFVAISSQLTDSHKLMLKAHYYALGQTITATGLSQAAEYEHFGGANLQYARIAELLANYLNYLPPERDDNGKPFWSLMLASGYWKTLEDTETTTQREWHWQLRPQVSQALEDLGWV, from the coding sequence ATGAACATTACTACTATCCTTGACCAAATTGACATGGGCAGTATTGCCCTACCAGAATTCCAACGGGGTTACGTTTGGAATCGCGATCAAGTGCGCGGTTTAATGAATTCACTATATCGCAGGCATCCCATCGGTAGCTTATTAGTGTGGGAAACTAAAACTGAACAAGCAATTGACCATGCTCGTGGCGATGGGAAGCTTTCTACGGGTTCAGTTAAACTGCTACTAGATGGGCAACAGCGCATCACCTCCTTCTATGGGATCGTGCGGGGCAAACCGCCTCAGTTTTTTGATGGCAATGTGGAAGCTTTCACTGGTTTGCATTTTCACTTGGAGGAAGAAATATTTGAATTTTACGCTCCCCTGAAAATGAAGGAGAACCCTTTGTGGGTGAATGTCACTGAATTGATGCAACAAGGTGTAGGAATTTTTATTCAGCGGTTACTAAAAGTTTCAGAACTGGCTCCTAAATTGACCACTTACATTAATAGTTTGAATAAGCTTGAAGGCATTAAAAATATCAATTTGCATATTGAAGAAGTCAGTGGTGAAGATAAAACAGTTGATGTAGTTGTGGAAATTTTCAACACTGTCAACAGTGGAGGAACCAAGCTATCTAAAGGTGATTTAGCACTAGCAAAAATTTGCGCTCAATGGCCTGATGCTCGCAACGAACTCAAAGCACGCCTCACAAAATGGAAAAAAGCAGGGTTTGAGTTTCGTTTGGAGTGGTTGCTCCGGTGCATCAATGCAGTTATCACCGGAGAGGCAATGTTTTCCGCACTCAAAGATGTCAAGACTGTGACATTTCAGGACGGGCTATACAAGGCAGAAAAAGCTATTGATACGCTGCTCAACCTGATTTCTGGTCGGCTTGGACTCGACCACAATCGCGTACTGGGCGGCATTTACGCCTTTCCTGTCATGGTGCGCTACCTTGTTGGGCGTGGCGGACATCTTAGAGATCACAAAGAACGCGACAAGTTATTGTACTGGTATGTACATACTTTACTGTGGGGACGGTACGCAGGTTCAACTGAGAGTGTTTTAACCCAAGATTTACACGTATTGGAATCTGAAGATAACCCGCTAGACCAACTCATCGCCAACCTACGACAAAATCGCGGGGACTTGGAAATCAAAGCTATTGACTTTCAAGGCTGGGGTATGGGAGCAAGGTTTTACCCGTTACTTTATATGCTTACCCGCGTGCATCAAGTACAAGATTGGGATAGTGGCATTGAACTATCCAAACATCTTCTAGGTAAGCACAGCTGCTTACAAGTTCATCATATTTTCCCCAAGTCGCTACTTTACAAAGGCGGATACCCAAAATCCGAAGTGAATGCGATCGCTAACCTCACTTTTCTAACCCAAGAAACCAACCTTAAAGTCTCAAACCGACACCCTTCGGAGTATTTTGAGGCATTCGAGCAAATCCAACCCGATGCGATCGCAACGCACTGGATACCGATGGAACGCAGTTTGTGGCAAATTGAAAACTACCATTATTTCTTAGCTGCACGTCGTGAACTTTTAGCTCAAGCTGCCAATAGCTTTTTGAATAGTCTATTAGCTGGGGATATTCCAGAACCAAAAGTGACAGATTCAATCTTAGAGCAAGAAGTCGCCGAAATCTCTACTGCGGTTGTACCACTGACTGACGAAAAAGTTATAGAAGAATGTAATGTATGGGTACAGAAGCAGGGATTGCCGATTGGTGAATTGATGTACGAAATTACTGATTCCACAGGAACAGTGAGTGCAGTACTTGATTTAGCGTGGCCCGATGGCTTGCAGTCAGGGAAAAGTCAACCAATTGCCCTGTTAATTGATGCAGATAAGGAAATAGAATCAGCTGCAAATCGTCTTGGTTATCGCTATTTTACGGACATAGACACATTCAAAAGCTATGTTATCCAAGAGGTTTTAGCTATTGATTTTCCGACAGTGGACGATTATAAGCAAGCTTTTGTAGCCATCAGCAGCCAACTGACGGATAGCCATAAACTTATGCTCAAAGCTCACTATTATGCACTTGGACAAACTATCACTGCAACTGGGTTATCACAGGCAGCTGAATATGAGCATTTTGGTGGTGCAAATCTCCAATACGCCAGAATAGCAGAACTGCTTGCAAATTACTTAAACTATTTGCCACCTGAACGTGACGACAATGGTAAACCGTTCTGGTCACTAATGTTGGCTTCTGGTTATTGGAAAACTCTGGAAGATACCGAAACTACTACTCAACGAGAATGGCACTGGCAATTACGTCCGCAGGTTAGTCAAGCTTTAGAGGATTTAGGTTGGGTATAA
- a CDS encoding IS630 family transposase (programmed frameshift), which produces MKPYSLDFRKKIFDTYLSGGISQRQLANKFCVSLGFIEKLLKQYRETASIAPKVRTKQTPPKLNEEQIKILEEIVEAKNDATLKEIRSELKEKTGITIGISTVDRMLQRIEISLKKKTLHAAEKETERVQLLRVQFWLQLHGIPTENLVFLDEAGANLSLIRHSARSKKGKRANGSRPQKRCKNVSIIGALALKGVISQYSILGAYDGLTFEAYISQKLVPKLWEGAYVIMDNCSIHKGGDIEKIIESAGAKLIYLPPYSPDFSPIENCWSKIKNLLRSIGARSYPDLAKAIESAFNQVSLNDIYNWFTHSCYCTSPD; this is translated from the exons ATGAAACCATATTCCCTCGACTTTCGCAAAAAAATATTTGATACATACTTGTCAGGTGGAATATCACAACGTCAATTAGCAAACAAATTTTGTGTCAGTTTAGGTTTTATTGAGAAATTACTAAAGCAATATAGAGAAACAGCAAGTATCGCTCCTAAAGTTAGGACAAAACAAACTCCTCCGAAGCTCAATGAAGAACAAATTAAGATTCTTGAAGAAATAGTTGAAGCTAAGAATGATGCTACCTTGAAAGAAATTCGCTCAGAACTCAAAGAAAAAACAGGAATAACAATCGGTATCTCTACGGTAGACAGGATGTTACAGAGGATAGAAATAAGCCTAAA AAAAAAAACATTGCACGCCGCAGAAAAAGAGACTGAAAGAGTTCAATTATTAAGAGTACAGTTCTGGCTTCAACTTCATGGGATACCGACGGAAAACCTTGTATTTCTTGACGAAGCAGGAGCTAATCTATCTTTAATAAGACACTCCGCTCGTTCTAAAAAAGGTAAAAGAGCGAATGGCTCACGACCTCAAAAACGCTGTAAAAATGTCTCCATAATTGGAGCGCTTGCTCTCAAAGGTGTGATTAGTCAATATAGTATTTTAGGAGCATATGACGGGCTGACATTTGAGGCTTATATCTCTCAAAAATTAGTTCCAAAGCTGTGGGAAGGCGCTTATGTAATCATGGATAATTGTTCAATTCACAAAGGTGGAGACATTGAGAAAATAATCGAATCTGCTGGAGCTAAATTGATTTATTTGCCACCATATTCTCCTGATTTTTCACCAATTGAAAACTGTTGGTCAAAAATTAAAAATTTACTACGTTCTATTGGAGCTAGAAGTTATCCAGACTTAGCAAAAGCGATTGAAAGTGCTTTTAATCAAGTCTCGTTAAATGATATTTATAACTGGTTTACCCATTCTTGTTACTGTACTTCACCAGATTAA
- a CDS encoding M23 family peptidase, translating into MNIPKAWISLLVVITCIIYSIAAQATINTFGDGNLPTRIVEVANPQSRLPATKVLLPDWSRISLAQLPGISQSGAIDGSAYSQTLGYDLSRTWNVGMTPDQYLKLGDISEALQAEEFSLQAIALGTQPEANTDINSIDLNKIALSEFPLIGEQTLSHLAQVVPELANTQVNNITPVATLLKSHLIAASNLTLAQVLTQYEVGQMKLGEIDLSKFSISSIPNLDAVQLQQFTGWMNSNVSDIPGLGQVPLGAMPNPITEIGSLVMRIDVVYGPTENRRNNTISGSDVQGFSVPCTQKDCAYLELDDLENTGRSDRSKLEGKQWISGKYQEVEGGRGILKAVNNGREPTGRLPFGKAFKVVIMEPDETTDTVDTALFFRFCAWRMGCTPYFIGPVPFFSYKVNSLIFVGNLSEQRTNTTSLPTGATREPKASTTNGTGVREKINPCTFSSASQSITDQSFSGIDLRSLSNAIAEIESAGSGDYKAIGVYTCADGGLNCGRALGRYQFMSYNPYAVQLIAAKPGGQEFLSQVEQGHQPIEAELFEFFPPADQDRAFMADMANKIQVTQEQIDPATGQPFTGDRLIERVAQKHFGGDYSKVDGNGSDALSRLSLKDYGKTALASYRNSNSDNGTLTCSPNVNSSYISTAKNTENGR; encoded by the coding sequence ATGAACATCCCAAAAGCATGGATATCTCTTCTGGTTGTCATTACTTGTATTATTTATAGCATTGCTGCACAAGCTACAATCAACACATTTGGTGATGGCAATTTACCGACTCGAATTGTAGAAGTTGCAAATCCTCAGTCTCGACTACCTGCTACTAAAGTTTTGCTCCCAGACTGGAGCCGCATTTCTCTGGCCCAGCTACCAGGTATCAGTCAATCCGGTGCAATTGATGGCAGTGCCTACAGTCAAACACTGGGTTATGACCTGAGTCGCACTTGGAATGTGGGTATGACTCCTGACCAATATTTGAAGTTAGGAGATATCAGTGAAGCATTACAGGCAGAGGAGTTTTCTTTGCAGGCGATCGCTCTGGGCACACAACCAGAAGCGAACACAGACATTAACAGTATAGATTTAAACAAAATTGCCTTGAGTGAATTTCCCCTGATTGGGGAGCAGACATTGAGCCATCTAGCTCAGGTTGTTCCAGAATTGGCTAATACACAAGTAAACAATATTACACCTGTTGCAACCTTACTAAAATCTCACTTAATTGCCGCATCTAATTTAACACTAGCTCAGGTACTAACACAGTATGAAGTTGGGCAAATGAAGCTGGGAGAAATCGACTTGTCAAAGTTTTCTATTTCTTCAATTCCTAACTTAGATGCAGTACAGCTACAACAATTTACAGGTTGGATGAATAGCAATGTTTCGGATATTCCTGGTTTGGGACAAGTACCTTTAGGAGCAATGCCTAATCCCATCACTGAAATTGGTAGCTTGGTAATGCGGATTGATGTAGTTTATGGGCCAACAGAAAACCGCCGTAACAATACGATTTCTGGTTCAGACGTGCAAGGGTTTTCTGTGCCTTGTACCCAAAAAGACTGCGCTTATTTAGAACTGGATGATTTGGAGAATACAGGTCGTAGCGATCGCAGTAAGTTAGAAGGAAAGCAGTGGATTTCTGGTAAATACCAAGAAGTCGAGGGCGGGCGGGGTATCCTGAAAGCAGTGAATAACGGTCGGGAACCAACAGGAAGGCTACCGTTTGGTAAAGCTTTTAAGGTGGTGATAATGGAGCCGGATGAAACTACTGATACGGTAGATACGGCGTTGTTCTTTCGGTTCTGTGCTTGGCGAATGGGTTGTACACCTTATTTTATCGGGCCTGTTCCTTTTTTCAGCTACAAGGTTAACTCCCTGATATTTGTAGGCAATTTGAGTGAACAGAGGACAAATACTACGTCTTTACCAACTGGAGCGACAAGAGAGCCTAAAGCTAGCACTACCAACGGTACTGGAGTAAGAGAGAAGATTAATCCATGCACGTTTAGTAGTGCTAGTCAATCGATAACAGATCAATCATTCTCCGGTATTGATTTGCGATCGCTCTCAAATGCAATTGCGGAAATTGAGAGCGCTGGTAGCGGGGATTACAAAGCCATTGGCGTATATACCTGTGCGGATGGGGGTTTAAATTGTGGTCGCGCTCTCGGTCGCTACCAGTTCATGAGTTATAACCCCTATGCAGTGCAGTTAATTGCTGCCAAGCCTGGAGGTCAAGAGTTTCTGAGTCAAGTGGAGCAAGGGCATCAACCAATAGAGGCTGAACTATTTGAGTTTTTTCCTCCAGCTGACCAAGATAGGGCGTTTATGGCTGATATGGCTAACAAAATTCAAGTGACACAAGAGCAAATCGATCCGGCTACAGGACAGCCATTTACGGGCGATCGCCTAATTGAACGAGTGGCTCAAAAGCATTTTGGTGGTGATTACAGCAAAGTTGATGGAAATGGCTCAGATGCCCTCAGTCGCCTCAGTCTCAAAGATTACGGCAAAACTGCTTTAGCTAGTTATCGCAACAGTAATAGCGATAATGGAACGCTGACCTGTTCTCCTAATGTAAACTCTAGCTACATCAGCACTGCTAAAAATACTGAAAATGGGAGGTAG
- a CDS encoding DUF5895 domain-containing protein, producing MVKSRVSNNSNRSNQSTAKTAASNPKANTKTQAANKKAPNTQLSDLDIDDIDPELLSDSYNQVRRPLLPYGIVVNDKPAGLLIPEDQLEKAGWLDMPDENDLTIVTLTEDVTGLLITQARLLVLAFVPEYIRYKSDVEDLGGSFVGLYDEYKHNLDKKTMDVCSEHALVFLDEDNQPLHTTPVVVRFKNVALWSFKSVREEFYRSLEKTFADYFQVPFSGKNDRWRSLGVLSVEFKAVKEGEGKNKHDCCKTVDYTKPTVENLSQFYLGQPTAKALIWQQHDAIAGFNEPQSLPALPGESVSVDVEVLPPNKNRNKTQSVRKSKPATKPPRKIQLIDDDDFLDETDDLEAELDDDDFEEEDDELDDEE from the coding sequence ATGGTTAAATCTAGGGTTTCAAACAACTCTAATCGCTCCAATCAATCTACTGCCAAAACTGCTGCTTCTAATCCCAAAGCTAATACCAAAACTCAAGCAGCCAATAAGAAAGCTCCTAACACTCAATTGTCAGACCTTGATATTGACGATATTGACCCAGAACTTCTCAGCGACAGTTATAACCAAGTTAGACGACCGTTACTGCCTTACGGCATTGTCGTTAATGACAAACCCGCCGGACTTCTAATTCCAGAAGACCAGTTAGAAAAGGCTGGCTGGCTTGATATGCCTGATGAAAACGACCTAACTATTGTCACCCTAACTGAAGATGTTACTGGACTCTTAATTACTCAAGCACGGTTATTAGTTTTAGCTTTTGTACCAGAATATATCCGTTATAAGTCAGATGTTGAAGACTTAGGTGGTTCTTTTGTTGGGCTTTATGATGAATACAAGCATAACCTTGACAAGAAAACAATGGATGTGTGTTCAGAACATGCACTAGTGTTTCTAGATGAGGATAATCAACCCCTGCATACTACTCCTGTCGTTGTCCGCTTTAAGAATGTAGCTCTCTGGAGTTTTAAGTCAGTGCGTGAGGAGTTTTACCGTTCTTTGGAGAAAACCTTTGCTGACTATTTCCAAGTGCCATTTAGCGGCAAAAACGATAGGTGGCGTAGCTTAGGTGTGCTGTCAGTCGAGTTCAAAGCTGTCAAAGAGGGCGAAGGTAAGAATAAACACGACTGTTGTAAGACTGTAGATTACACCAAACCCACCGTTGAAAATCTGTCTCAATTTTATTTGGGTCAGCCCACAGCTAAAGCCCTCATTTGGCAACAACATGATGCGATCGCTGGTTTTAATGAACCTCAATCCCTACCTGCTTTGCCAGGAGAATCGGTATCTGTAGACGTGGAAGTATTGCCACCAAATAAGAATAGGAATAAAACTCAAAGCGTTCGGAAATCCAAACCAGCGACCAAGCCACCTCGGAAAATTCAACTTATTGACGATGACGACTTCCTCGATGAAACCGACGATTTGGAAGCTGAGTTAGACGATGATGATTTTGAGGAGGAAGACGATGAACTAGATGATGAGGAATAG
- a CDS encoding DNA polymerase, with protein sequence MLDYRRLSKIIGTFTEKLPQHIHPKTGRIHPNYYQLGAKSGRFSCRKPPLQNIPRDEAARSCFIAAPGYKIIKADYSQIELRIMARLSGDTKMCQVYRQGADLHRLTASLVTGKYINEVTEEDRRLAKAINFGLIFGMGAAKLQIYAQVKYGVAMTLEQAKAFSQRFFEAYPGIARWHKNIKRKYIQGIKESRTLANRRRRWVNKPRLSELFNHPVQGLNADINKLAMVKLSIPLAKFRTKLICVRHDEIVLECPETEVEQVSNILHNCMVAAAQKFLSPIPVVLDIKTSNSW encoded by the coding sequence TTGCTAGATTACCGCCGTCTATCCAAAATTATCGGCACTTTTACCGAGAAACTACCCCAGCATATCCACCCCAAAACTGGGAGAATTCATCCCAACTATTATCAATTAGGGGCAAAATCCGGTAGATTTTCTTGCCGCAAACCACCTCTACAAAATATTCCTCGTGATGAAGCTGCCCGTAGCTGTTTCATTGCTGCCCCTGGCTATAAAATTATCAAAGCCGATTACTCCCAAATTGAACTACGAATTATGGCTCGGCTTAGTGGTGATACAAAGATGTGCCAAGTCTATCGTCAAGGGGCTGACTTACATCGATTAACAGCATCTCTAGTAACTGGAAAATATATCAATGAAGTGACTGAAGAAGACCGCAGATTAGCAAAAGCAATAAACTTTGGATTGATTTTCGGTATGGGCGCTGCCAAACTCCAAATTTACGCCCAAGTAAAATATGGGGTGGCAATGACATTAGAGCAAGCAAAAGCTTTCAGTCAACGATTCTTTGAAGCTTATCCTGGAATAGCTAGGTGGCATAAAAACATCAAACGTAAATACATCCAAGGCATTAAGGAAAGTCGTACACTAGCAAATAGACGACGGAGATGGGTAAACAAGCCCCGACTATCAGAGCTATTTAACCATCCAGTACAAGGTTTAAATGCCGATATCAACAAATTAGCTATGGTAAAACTTTCAATTCCATTAGCTAAATTCAGAACAAAACTCATCTGTGTAAGACATGATGAAATTGTACTGGAATGTCCAGAGACTGAAGTTGAGCAAGTTAGCAATATATTACACAATTGTATGGTTGCTGCTGCCCAAAAGTTTCTCAGTCCTATTCCAGTTGTTCTAGATATTAAAACATCAAATAGCTGGTGA
- a CDS encoding type IV secretory system conjugative DNA transfer family protein, whose amino-acid sequence MNIYQKNLPHNQITANSTLIEVSSFQAPLASIDFGKLFQQYNNPQGWMMVGGILFVILLLQISGTGKGKITTGKVSGISEKLAATNLALKQIKEHKHNKVTLWSGTPRYWVKGKWRGLLANIQTMLGASPTVWFPNAERGTLVIGAPGSGKTYSTIDRMLESAMQQGFPILLYDKKGDQLRLHAPLAARYGYKVRVFAPGEPFSGVINPLDYMRDARDGVMAGEIGQVINRNASSGGKSDEFFAKAGDLLAKALLQLVKGSPYPDMAMLYAVLRLPKLVQRLDHAVQSKRLDEWVATSFIQFLSAKDAEKTISGILTTAAGTFSSFIQADLLRAFIGKSDIPTKLEGREMVVFKLDDERRSVVGPLLAAAMHLMIVGNLSRPRKDPLIISLDELPSIKLDRLPQWINEYRSNGACFILGIQSLEQLYDIYGDKMGSAIASACSTHVLFNPGNYKTAEDYSKRYGEKEVLIKNRTTGRSLGGQMSRSISWSENLQKMPVISADEILKFPQGKCVITSPGYSSEGQASIPYPLIIPVSKADEKRAHDSEALWDTQVKPALESQVIIPDIKTLTQALHERIESAARMLPLPEEDVAPAQESSSSETDVLENFPARVYQTPGLQG is encoded by the coding sequence ATGAACATTTACCAGAAAAATCTACCACACAACCAGATCACTGCTAACTCGACATTAATTGAAGTCTCATCCTTCCAAGCACCTCTGGCTAGCATTGACTTTGGCAAGTTGTTTCAACAGTATAACAATCCCCAAGGTTGGATGATGGTAGGTGGAATACTGTTCGTTATACTGTTGTTGCAAATCAGTGGTACTGGTAAGGGAAAAATCACCACTGGTAAAGTCTCCGGTATCAGCGAGAAACTAGCAGCAACTAACCTAGCACTCAAGCAAATCAAGGAGCATAAACACAATAAAGTTACCCTGTGGTCTGGTACTCCTCGCTATTGGGTAAAAGGTAAATGGCGGGGGTTGCTGGCTAACATACAAACTATGCTTGGTGCATCTCCTACAGTTTGGTTTCCCAATGCCGAAAGGGGAACACTGGTAATAGGTGCGCCTGGGTCTGGTAAAACCTACTCAACCATAGACCGGATGTTAGAAAGTGCGATGCAGCAAGGTTTTCCGATTTTACTCTACGACAAGAAGGGCGACCAACTACGACTCCATGCACCCCTAGCTGCACGTTATGGCTATAAAGTACGAGTATTTGCCCCCGGTGAACCCTTTAGCGGTGTGATCAATCCTTTGGATTACATGCGTGATGCACGCGATGGGGTAATGGCGGGGGAAATTGGACAAGTGATTAACCGCAATGCTTCCAGTGGTGGTAAAAGTGATGAGTTCTTTGCTAAAGCCGGGGACTTGTTAGCTAAGGCGCTTTTACAGTTAGTTAAGGGTTCACCTTACCCAGATATGGCGATGCTTTATGCGGTGCTGCGGTTGCCAAAACTGGTGCAACGTCTTGACCATGCAGTACAGTCCAAAAGGTTGGATGAATGGGTAGCGACTTCGTTTATTCAATTTTTGAGTGCCAAGGATGCAGAGAAGACTATTTCTGGGATTTTGACCACAGCAGCAGGTACTTTCTCATCTTTCATCCAAGCTGATTTGCTGAGGGCATTTATAGGGAAATCGGACATTCCCACTAAGCTTGAAGGTAGAGAGATGGTGGTGTTCAAGCTAGATGATGAACGTCGTAGTGTGGTTGGGCCTCTGCTGGCGGCTGCAATGCACTTGATGATTGTTGGTAATTTAAGCCGTCCCCGCAAAGACCCGTTGATTATTTCTTTGGATGAATTACCATCAATTAAGCTAGACCGCTTACCGCAGTGGATTAATGAATATCGTTCCAATGGTGCCTGCTTTATTCTGGGTATCCAAAGTTTAGAGCAACTTTACGATATTTATGGAGATAAAATGGGGAGTGCGATCGCTTCTGCTTGTAGTACCCATGTTCTGTTTAATCCTGGGAACTACAAAACGGCTGAGGATTACTCAAAGCGTTACGGTGAGAAGGAAGTGCTGATTAAAAATCGTACCACAGGGCGATCGCTTGGCGGACAAATGAGCCGTTCAATTAGCTGGAGTGAGAATTTGCAAAAAATGCCTGTAATCAGTGCTGACGAAATTTTGAAATTTCCTCAAGGTAAGTGCGTAATTACCAGTCCTGGTTACAGTTCCGAAGGACAAGCTTCTATTCCCTATCCTTTAATTATTCCTGTGTCCAAAGCGGATGAAAAACGGGCGCATGATAGTGAAGCTCTTTGGGATACACAAGTTAAACCTGCTTTAGAAAGTCAGGTTATAATTCCTGATATTAAAACGTTAACACAAGCATTACATGAACGGATTGAGTCAGCAGCGCGGATGTTGCCATTACCAGAGGAAGATGTAGCACCTGCACAGGAGTCTAGTAGCAGTGAAACTGATGTTTTAGAAAATTTCCCAGCACGAGTTTATCAAACACCCGGATTGCAAGGATAA